In Bosea vestrisii, the following are encoded in one genomic region:
- a CDS encoding dienelactone hydrolase family protein: MSSLTRAVALAIGLVILLAVPAMAGGYERVRIPHDDYQLDAVLFRPAGPGPFPAVVALHGCGGLWREPDRLSTRHSDWGERLAATGLIVLMPDSYGSRGLGSQCGVKEVTIRASRERVGDAMAARRWLQERADVRRDGIALLGWSGGGSTILAAIRTDRRPADRQPDFSRAVAFYPGCRLQSESRSFEARLPTLILMGDADDWTPPAPCDFLVKAARARGEPVELVLYPGAVHDFDHPRLDRREKEGVAYSASGTGKVTVGTDPAARDDAIRRVKAFLMGK; the protein is encoded by the coding sequence ATGTCCAGCCTGACCCGCGCCGTGGCCCTGGCGATTGGTCTTGTTATCCTGCTCGCGGTGCCCGCGATGGCGGGGGGCTATGAACGCGTCCGCATTCCGCACGATGATTACCAGCTCGATGCGGTGCTGTTCCGTCCCGCCGGCCCCGGCCCCTTCCCGGCCGTCGTCGCGCTGCATGGCTGCGGCGGCCTCTGGCGTGAGCCGGACAGGCTCTCGACGCGGCACAGCGACTGGGGAGAGCGACTGGCCGCAACGGGCCTGATCGTATTAATGCCGGACAGCTACGGCTCGCGTGGCCTCGGTTCGCAATGCGGCGTCAAGGAAGTGACCATCCGCGCCAGCCGCGAGCGCGTCGGCGACGCGATGGCGGCGCGGCGCTGGCTACAGGAGCGTGCCGATGTCCGCCGCGACGGAATCGCGCTGCTCGGCTGGTCCGGCGGCGGCTCGACCATCCTGGCCGCCATCCGCACCGATCGCCGCCCAGCCGACCGCCAGCCCGATTTCTCCCGCGCCGTCGCTTTCTATCCCGGCTGCCGGCTGCAATCGGAATCGCGCAGCTTCGAGGCTCGCTTGCCGACACTGATCCTGATGGGTGATGCCGACGACTGGACGCCTCCTGCCCCTTGCGACTTCCTCGTCAAGGCCGCCCGTGCCCGTGGCGAGCCGGTCGAGCTCGTGCTCTATCCCGGCGCGGTCCATGATTTCGACCATCCGCGTCTCGACCGGCGCGAGAAGGAAGGCGTCGCCTATTCCGCCTCCGGAACCGGCAAGGTCACGGTGGGGACC
- a CDS encoding DUF2093 domain-containing protein, with protein MNINERLPPSGSEALVDYGHGEFRVVRPGAFVRCAITGAVIRLEDLRYWSVEWQEAYASPEAVLLRVRRSGRG; from the coding sequence ATGAACATCAACGAACGCCTGCCTCCCTCCGGATCGGAAGCACTGGTCGATTACGGCCATGGCGAGTTCCGCGTCGTGCGTCCCGGCGCCTTTGTCCGCTGCGCCATCACCGGCGCCGTGATCCGGCTCGAGGATCTGCGCTACTGGTCGGTGGAATGGCAGGAAGCCTATGCCTCGCCGGAGGCCGTGCTGCTGCGGGTCCGCCGCTCAGGCCGCGGCTGA
- the lpxK gene encoding tetraacyldisaccharide 4'-kinase has protein sequence MRAPGFWWRSPPSALAQLLRPLGALYGAITLNRMQQAGVQAGIPVICVGNFVAGGAGKTPTTLALAARLAAMGETPFALTRGYGGKLPGPLRVDPARHISADVGDEPLLLATRLPTIVARKRPAGAVLARDAGASLILMDDGLQNPSLHKDLRLAVVDGAVGVGNSLCLPAGPLRAPLAGQMEQVDAIVLIGDGPAGDHVATQALALGKPVLRAKLTPPAEIQAELAELPVLAVSGIGRPEKFAATLRAAEARLVGERTYGDHHAYTAGEVTALIAEAKAKACCIVVTEKDMVKLAPLWPATERSLLLCVPVTLAFEDEPALDALLRASLARARSAAA, from the coding sequence ATGCGCGCCCCGGGCTTCTGGTGGCGCTCGCCGCCATCCGCCCTCGCCCAATTGCTGCGTCCGCTCGGGGCGCTCTACGGCGCGATCACGCTCAACCGGATGCAGCAAGCGGGGGTGCAGGCCGGCATTCCGGTGATCTGCGTCGGCAATTTCGTCGCAGGCGGCGCCGGCAAGACACCGACCACGCTGGCGCTGGCGGCACGGCTGGCTGCGATGGGCGAGACGCCCTTTGCCCTGACACGCGGTTATGGCGGCAAGCTGCCCGGCCCCCTTCGCGTCGATCCAGCCCGGCACATCTCCGCAGATGTCGGCGACGAGCCGCTGCTACTCGCCACCCGCCTGCCGACGATCGTCGCACGCAAGCGGCCAGCGGGTGCGGTGCTCGCACGCGACGCCGGCGCCAGCCTCATCCTGATGGATGACGGGCTGCAGAACCCCTCGCTGCACAAGGATCTGCGGCTGGCCGTCGTCGACGGCGCGGTCGGCGTCGGCAACAGTCTGTGCCTGCCGGCGGGGCCGCTACGCGCGCCGCTCGCTGGCCAGATGGAGCAGGTCGACGCCATCGTCCTGATCGGAGACGGTCCGGCAGGCGACCATGTCGCCACGCAGGCTCTCGCCCTCGGAAAACCAGTGCTGCGGGCGAAGCTTACACCGCCGGCCGAGATCCAGGCGGAGCTCGCCGAGCTGCCGGTTCTGGCGGTCTCAGGGATCGGCCGACCGGAGAAGTTCGCGGCGACGCTGCGCGCCGCAGAAGCGCGCCTCGTCGGCGAACGCACCTATGGCGACCACCACGCCTATACGGCGGGCGAGGTCACCGCGCTGATCGCCGAGGCGAAGGCTAAAGCCTGCTGCATCGTCGTCACCGAAAAGGACATGGTCAAGCTCGCCCCACTCTGGCCGGCCACCGAGCGTTCGCTTCTGCTCTGTGTGCCGGTCACGCTGGCCTTCGAGGACGAGCCGGCGCTCGATGCGCTGCTGCGCGCGAGCCTCGCACGGGCTCGTTCAGCCGCGGCCTGA